CGCCCGCGAGCACCTCCTGGATCTCCTCGCGCTTGTTGGCGTGCATCTGCAGCAGCCGCGCCACCCGCTCCTTCTTGTCCTTCGTGGCGTTGTAGACGTAGCTGCCGGCGTCCAGCTTGCCCGAGTACACCCGGAAGTAGGTCAGCCGCCCCACGAACGGGTCGGTCATGATCTTGAACGCCAGCGCCGCGAACGGCGCGTCGTCCTTCGGGGTCCGCGTGATGTGCTCGGTATCGTGGAGCGGCACGTGCCCCTCGATCTCCTTCACGTCGGTGGGGCACGGCAGGAAGTCGATCACGCTGTCGAGCAGCGCCTGCACGCCCTTGTTCTTGAACGACGCGCCGCACAGCACCGGCACGAACCCGTGCTTGATGGTGGCGTTGCGGATGGCGCCGCGGATCTCCGCCTCGGTCAGCTCCTCGCCGCCCAGGTACTTCTCCAGCAGCGCGTCCTCGTGCTCGATGGCCGACTCGATGAGGTCATGGCGGAACTTGGCCGCCTGCTCCTTCATGGCGTCGGGGATCGGCATCTCCGAGAACGTCTTGCCCAGCGTCTCCTCGTGGAAGACGATCTCGACGTTGCGGATCAGGTCCACGTGGCCGGTGAAGGTGTCCGAGCTGCCCACCGGCAGCTGCAGCGGGTGCGCCTTCTTGGTCAGCCGGTCCCGGACCATGTCCAGGCAGCGGTAGAAGTTGGCCCCGATGCGGTCCATCTTGTTGGCGAACACCAGCCGCGGCACCCCGTACCGGTCCGCCTGGCGCCACACCGTCTCGGTCTGCGGCTCCACGCCGGCCACCGAGTCGAGCAGGGTCACCGCGCCGTCCAGCACCCGCAGGGACCGCTCCACCTCGGCCGTGAAGTCCACGTGGCCCGGGGTGTCGATGATGTTGATCCGGTACTGGATGTCGTCGCGCACCCAGAAGCAGGTCGTCGCAGCCGAGGTGATGGTGATGCCCCGCTCCTGCTCCTGCTCCATCCAGTCCATCGTGGCCGCGCCCTCGTGCACCTCACCGATCTTGTAGTTCTTGCCGGTGTAGTAGAGGATGCGCTCGGTGGTCGTGGTCTTCCCGGCATCGATGTGAGCCATGATGCCGATGTTCCGGTACCGATCGAGCGGTGTTTCGCGCGCCATGCCGTGACCCTGATCTCTTCGGTTCGTGCGCACCCGTCGTGCGCGCGTCGTGCCCAGTCCGACCCATTCCAGCGAAAAAGCGGGGCGACCGACCCGGGCGCGCCCGGTGGTTTCGCTCCGCACTCATCCCGCGCCTGGCGCCGGGACGGGGACCATTACAGGTCCATTGCATTCGTGGGGGCCGCATATCTGCGGCCCCCACGGGGCTCACACATACGGACCCACTTCTGAAGGATCGGAGGTGGCTAGCGGAGTCCCGGTGCGCTGGGGCCGGCCGTCACACGATCCGGATGTCTCGTTCCTGGGAACCCATTCGAACGCGCGGGTCCTGAGAAGCCCGGCAAAGGTAACCCGATGTCCGGCAATGTCAACGGGTCCCCGGACCAGCCCAGCCAGCGGGGGGCTGATTCCGCACCCCGCCGCGCCGCGGACCCACCCGGAGACCCGGAACGACGAACGGGGCGACCGCGCTGGTCGCCCCGTCGTCCCTGCCCCGCCGTCCATCCGCGTCTACCAGCGGTAGTGCGCGAAGGCCCGGTTGGCCTCGGCCATCTTGTGGGTGTCTTCCTTCTTCTTGATGGCGTTGCCCTCGCCCTTGGAGGCGAGGATCAGCTCGGCGGCCAGGCGCTCCTGCATGGTCTTCTCGGAGCGGCCCCGGGCGAAGTCGATCACCCAGCGCATGGCCAGGGCGGTGCGCCGCTCGGGGCGGACCTCCACCGGCACCTGGAGGGAGGCGCCGCCCACCCGGCGGCTCTTCACCTCGAGGGCGGGCTTCACGTTGCTGATGGCCTGCTTGAAGACGGTGACGCCCGGCTGGCCGGTGCGCTCCTCGATCATGTCCATGGCGGAGTAGAAGATCCGCTCGGCGGTGCTCTTCTTGCCCTGGTACATGAGCGAGCTGATGAACTTGGAGACCGTCTGGCTGTCGTAGCGGGGATCCGGCGGCACGACCCGCTTCACGGCCTTGGTGCGGCGGCTCACTTCTTACCTCCCTTGCCGGCCGCGGCGGCGCCGCCGGCCTTCGGGCGCTTGGCGCCGTACTTGGAGCGGCTGCGGCGGCGGTCGTTCACCCCGGCGGCGTCGAGCGCGCCGCGGACGAGGTGGTAGCGGACGCCCGGCAGGTCCTTCACGCGGCCGCCCCGGACCAGGACGATCGAGTGCTCCTGCAGGTTGTGCCCTTCGCCCGGGATGTAGGCGATGATCTCGAACCCGTTGGTCAGGCGCACCTTGGCCACCTTCCGGAGGGCCGAGTTCGGCTTCTTCGGGGTGGTGGTGTAGACGCGGGTGCAGACCCCGCGGCGGAACGGGTTCTGCTTGAGCGCCGGCGACTTGTCCTTGTAGACAGGCGCCTTGCGGTTCTTCCGGACGAGCTGATTGATAGTCGGCATACGCCTGCGGTTCGGGGCACGAGACCTTCCCCCGGCCTAGTCCGGGAGAGAACGGCAAAGGTAGCCGGGGGAAGGGGTTGGGTCAAGGAGGAATCAGTGGCAGCCGGTGCCTTGGCAGATACACATTCCCCCGACCATGACCCAAGTACCGGTGGAAGTCACAGCAACCCCCAACTTTCCCAAGTAGCCGATTCCTCGGGTCCATTGGGCCGGAGAGAGGCTTTGCACGGGGTCTTCACCGGCCTGACCAAGGGCCAAGAAGTTCGTCACATCCTGCACTTTGTCTGAATCAATAAAGCAGGCCCGCCGCCCCCAGTCACTGCAGTCTTGGACCGAGGACGAGAATCGCGGGTAGATCTCGCCGGTGCGAGGGTCATGCCCGTGATACTCTACGTCATATTGTTCAGGCGGGACAAGCTCCGCCACCCATGTCGCATCCGTGGGGCTCGTCGCGTGCAAGATGTAAAGTGGCGGCTTCTGTCCGAGAGCCCCGATTCGCCCGACGAAGAGAAAGTTCCGGCCTTCGGCGTACTTCCGCTCATTGACACCACTCTGGTTATTGCTTCTTACACGGACCTCCGCCACTACCCTGCCCCCGCCCAACAGGTCGGCCTCGGTAAGGTTCATGGCGCCGTACTCAGGCCAGATTGAAGCCACGGCCTTCGGCGGCTTCCCACCGATGATGATCCCGTGGCCCTCGAGGCCGAATCTCTTGAGAAAGCACCGTTGCCTCACGTAAGACTCGATATCCGCGCTGACGGTGAGATCCCCGGTGAACGGCGGAGTTTCAAGCCGCCTCCCATAGTCCCGCTTCTCACATTGGACGTCGTACGTTTGCCCACTCGCTCGTCCGGCGATTCCGGAGAGACAAAGGAATAGGGCAATCAGTGGAAGGGCGTGTTGGCGATGGCCAAGAAATCGAGAATCCATGACTGGCGCTCCTGGCGATAAGTGGTTTCGCTAACCAGATGCACATCGTGCGCTACTCAGCCGGCCGGAGCTGAGAAAGGATCGCATCGGCTCGCATGGCAGCCGCTGGGTCCTGTTGTTGTCCAGCGGCGTAGATCAGGCTGAGCAACCGCCTGAGTGAACCAGCCGCCTGCGGCAGCAGGAGCAGGTGATCCTGCAGTTCGATTCCCGAGATTGCCCTCGCCGCCACTTGGAGTGCCGTAGCGGTGTCCGCGATCAAGAGGCACAAGTTAGACTGCGCCAATGCTGATTCCGGAGCAACCTCCCCCGCATCGCTCATCTCGGCCGCCCGGGACCATCGCGCCACGGCATCGCGCACAACAGCCGAGCGCCCTCGTGAGTGCGCGCTCTGTGGCTCCAGCGAACTATTGTGCCCAGGGGTCTGATGTGCTGTGAGCGGCCCGGTCGTCGCGAACGCGTAGAAGGCGGCGTCCTCGGTCAGCGCGAGGATCATCGCGTTCTGTTCCTGGCGGGGTGCCCATCCATCGATCAGCCGCAGGACCCTCGCCTCCTGGGACTGCACGCTGTCCGCGGAGGACCCCATGACGGCGTACGCATACAGCGTGAGTGCCTCCGCTGCGAGGGACTGCGGCGGGTGGACCGGCGTCCCATCGGGCGTCGCGAACTCCCATGCGCTGGCACCCTGCCGCAGCAGTGCCACGAGCTGGGCCGTGCGCCCCACCAGCGCCGCCAGGGGTGCCAGGCGGAGGGCATCCGCCGGAGTGGAGGGCCGCCAGGTATCCAGCACTGCACGGGCCGCGGAGCCGGCCAGCGCG
The Gemmatimonadota bacterium DNA segment above includes these coding regions:
- the fusA gene encoding elongation factor G, with product MARETPLDRYRNIGIMAHIDAGKTTTTERILYYTGKNYKIGEVHEGAATMDWMEQEQERGITITSAATTCFWVRDDIQYRINIIDTPGHVDFTAEVERSLRVLDGAVTLLDSVAGVEPQTETVWRQADRYGVPRLVFANKMDRIGANFYRCLDMVRDRLTKKAHPLQLPVGSSDTFTGHVDLIRNVEIVFHEETLGKTFSEMPIPDAMKEQAAKFRHDLIESAIEHEDALLEKYLGGEELTEAEIRGAIRNATIKHGFVPVLCGASFKNKGVQALLDSVIDFLPCPTDVKEIEGHVPLHDTEHITRTPKDDAPFAALAFKIMTDPFVGRLTYFRVYSGKLDAGSYVYNATKDKKERVARLLQMHANKREEIQEVLAGDIGAAIGLKDTRTGDTLCDEDSPIILEAMKFPNPVIDVAIEPKTKADQDKLAIALQKLQEEDPTFRVRTDAETSQTIIAGMGELHLEILVDRMKREFKVEANVGQPQVAFRETITRKVSDVEGKFIRQSGGKGQYGHVVIHLEPSKPGEGFIFEDKIVGGVIPREFIKPVEAGIREALENGIQAGYPVVDVKATLVYGSYHDVDSSEMAFKIAGSMAFKTAASQAKPIILEPVMEVEVVTPSDFLGNVVGDLSGRRGKVGGMTQRGEAQVVAAHVPLKEMFGYSTQLRSMTQGRAVYSMEFAHYEEVPKSIAEAIIAKKKG
- the rpsG gene encoding 30S ribosomal protein S7, producing the protein MSRRTKAVKRVVPPDPRYDSQTVSKFISSLMYQGKKSTAERIFYSAMDMIEERTGQPGVTVFKQAISNVKPALEVKSRRVGGASLQVPVEVRPERRTALAMRWVIDFARGRSEKTMQERLAAELILASKGEGNAIKKKEDTHKMAEANRAFAHYRW
- a CDS encoding 30S ribosomal protein S12, encoding MPTINQLVRKNRKAPVYKDKSPALKQNPFRRGVCTRVYTTTPKKPNSALRKVAKVRLTNGFEIIAYIPGEGHNLQEHSIVLVRGGRVKDLPGVRYHLVRGALDAAGVNDRRRSRSKYGAKRPKAGGAAAAGKGGKK